One genomic region from Rosa rugosa chromosome 1, drRosRugo1.1, whole genome shotgun sequence encodes:
- the LOC133725628 gene encoding glucan endo-1,3-beta-glucosidase, acidic-like isoform X1 — MHKMAKSHVVAKVPFVVSKLLLLGILMATFTTTGAQVGVCYGTVANNLPPPREVISLYNQYNIKRMRLYGPNHDALGALRGSNIELMLGVENERLRDISSNQASADDWVQKNVVTYGNVNFKYIAVGNEIDAKGPLAPFVGPAMEKIHNAISRAGLANKIKVSTAVHPVILQESYPPSKGSFRQDYRPFLDPIIGFLVGNKSPLLLNMYPYFSFIQNRANIDLRYALFTSPSVVVQDGQSGYQNLFDALLDAHYSALEKAGGGSLRIVVSETGWPSAGGDGQVTTKENARIYNSNVIKHVKGGTPKRPGGSIETYIFAMFNENQKPGDETEKNFGLFYPSKNPVYPINFN, encoded by the exons ATGCACAAGATGGCTAAGTCCCATGTAGTTGCCAAAGTCCCTTTTGTAGTTTCCAAGTTACTACTATTGGGTATCCTCATGGCTACCTTTACCACAACAG GTGCCCAGGTTGGTGTTTGTTATGGAACTGTCGCAAACAACTTGCCACCCCCACGAGAAGTAATATCACTTTACAACCAATATAACATCAAAAGGATGCGGCTTTATGGTCCTAACCATGATGCTCTCGGAGCTCTTAGAGGCTCCAACATTGAGCTCATGCTTGGTGTCGAAAACGAACGCCTTCGGGATATTTCTTCTAACCAAGCCAGTGCTGATGATTGGGTCCAAAAAAATGTTGTGACCTATGGAAATGTCAATTTCAAGTACATTGCGGTTGGAAATGAAATAGATGCTAAAGGGCCATTAGCACCTTTTGTTGGCCCTGCCATGGAAAAAATTCACAATGCAATTTCGAGGGCTGGTCTTGCAAACAAAATTAAAGTATCCACGGCCGTTCATCCTGTAATTCTCCAAGAATCCTACCCTCCATCAAAAGGATCATTCAGGCAGGATTACCGACCATTTCTTGATCCTATCATTGGTTTCCTAGTGGGAAATAAATCTCCATTGCTTCTAAATATGTACCCATACTTTAGTTTCATTCAAAACCGAGCAAACATTGACCTTCGATATGCTCTTTTTACATCTCCGTCAGTCGTGGTTCAAGATGGACAATCTGGCTATCAAAATCTGTTTGATGCACTTCTTGATGCACATTACTCCGCTTTAGAGAAGGCTGGGGGTGGTTCTTTGAGAATTGTTGTATCGGAGACTGGTTGGCCCTCTGCTGGTGGTGATGGTCAAGTGACAACAAAGGAGAATGCGAGAATTTACAACTCAAATGTGATCAAGCATGTCAAGGGCGGTACTCCAAAGAGACCTGGAGGTTCGATAGAAACTTACATATTTGCCATGTTCAATGAGAATCAAAAACCTGGAGACGAGACTGAGAAAAATTTCGGCCT
- the LOC133725628 gene encoding glucan endo-1,3-beta-glucosidase, acidic-like isoform X2: MHKMAKSYVVAKVPSVVSKLLLLGILMATFTTTGAQVGVCYGTVANNLPPPREVISLYNQYNIKRMRLYGPNHDALGALRGSNIELMLGVENERLRDISSNQASADDWVQKNVVTYGNVNFKYIAVGNEIDAKGPLAPFVGPAMEKIHNAISRAGLANKIKVSTAVHPVILQESYPPSKGSFRQDYRPFLDPIIGFLVGNKSPLLLNMYPYFSFIQNRANIDLRYALFTSPSVVVQDGQSGYQNLFDALLDAHYSALEKAGGGSLRIVVSETGWPSAGGDGQVTTKENARIYNSNVIKHVKGGTPKRPGGSIETYIFAMFNENQKPGDETEKNFGLFYPSKNPVYPINFN, encoded by the exons ATGCACAAGATGGCTAAGTCCTATGTAGTTGCCAAAGTCCCTTCTGTAGTTTCCAAGTTACTACTATTGGGTATCCTCATGGCAACCTTTACCACaacag GTGCCCAGGTTGGTGTTTGTTATGGAACTGTCGCAAACAACTTGCCACCCCCACGAGAAGTAATATCACTTTACAACCAATATAACATCAAAAGGATGCGGCTTTATGGTCCTAACCATGATGCTCTCGGAGCTCTTAGAGGCTCCAACATTGAGCTCATGCTTGGTGTCGAAAACGAACGCCTTCGGGATATTTCTTCTAACCAAGCCAGTGCTGATGATTGGGTCCAAAAAAATGTTGTGACCTATGGAAATGTCAATTTCAAGTACATTGCGGTTGGAAATGAAATAGATGCTAAAGGGCCATTAGCACCTTTTGTTGGCCCTGCCATGGAAAAAATTCACAATGCAATTTCGAGGGCTGGTCTTGCAAACAAAATTAAAGTATCCACGGCCGTTCATCCTGTAATTCTCCAAGAATCCTACCCTCCATCAAAAGGATCATTCAGGCAGGATTACCGACCATTTCTTGATCCTATCATTGGTTTCCTAGTGGGAAATAAATCTCCATTGCTTCTAAATATGTACCCATACTTTAGTTTCATTCAAAACCGAGCAAACATTGACCTTCGATATGCTCTTTTTACATCTCCGTCAGTCGTGGTTCAAGATGGACAATCTGGCTATCAAAATCTGTTTGATGCACTTCTTGATGCACATTACTCCGCTTTAGAGAAGGCTGGGGGTGGTTCTTTGAGAATTGTTGTATCGGAGACTGGTTGGCCCTCTGCTGGTGGTGATGGTCAAGTGACAACAAAGGAGAATGCGAGAATTTACAACTCAAATGTGATCAAGCATGTCAAGGGCGGTACTCCAAAGAGACCTGGAGGTTCGATAGAAACTTACATATTTGCCATGTTCAATGAGAATCAAAAACCTGGAGACGAGACTGAGAAAAATTTCGGCCT